A window of the Salarias fasciatus chromosome 7, fSalaFa1.1, whole genome shotgun sequence genome harbors these coding sequences:
- the nmba gene encoding neuromedin Ba: protein MKGALTKSCRGGCLSSFILISYVVMTASMTLDLTELRNRVSKLKVNPKGNLWATGHFMGKKSVVDSSFMESAFQNVKAPNEATAVRPLQGVEDLQAQLLQMLKTAQETREKALDIGDPA from the exons ATGAAAGGCGCTTTGacaaagagctgcagaggaggatgCCTGTCTTCTTTCATCCTTATCTCATACGTCGTCATGACCGCTTCAATGACTCTTGATCTGACCGAGCTGAGAAACAGAGTTTCAAAGCTGAAAGTGAATCCAAAGGGCAATCTGTGGGCAACAG GTCACTTCATGGGGAAGAAGAGTGTCGTGGACAGTTCGTTCATGGAGTCTGCTTTTCAGAACGTTAAAGCTCCCAATGAAGCTACAGCAGTTCGCCCTCTGCAAGGAGTGGAAGACCTTCAAGCACagctcctccagatgttgaaAACTGCTcaagaaacaagagaaaaggCACTGGACAT AGGAGATCCTGCTTGA
- the kti12 gene encoding protein KTI12 homolog, which yields MPLIVMCGYPCSGKTQRAEELKGYFENSGQRKVHIVGDGGLDVDRNTVYSDSQKEKHVRASLKAEVERKVNKDDIVILDSLNYIKGYRYELFCLIKHAQTPHCLVYCLTSHEQSSSWNTSRDAAEQYSQDIFDALVQRFEAPDSRNRWDSPLFTILKDDTLPFEEISDALLKRKAPPPNQSTQSQPLSSSNFLYELDKITQEMLMAIFDAQKTSVPGDLISFPGATEKIELTRSINMAELRKLRRQFISYSKMHPTENTGQIANMFVQYLNKSLH from the exons ATGCCGCTAATAGTGATGTGTGGCTACCCCTGTAGTGGTAAAACACAAAGGGCAGAAGAACTGAAGGGGTATTTTGAAAACAGCGGCCAGCGGAAGGTTCACATTGTGGGAGATGGCGGGCTGGACGTGGACAGAAACACAGTTTACTCAG ATTCTCAAAAGGAGAAACATGTCAGAGCATCTCTGAAAGCTGAAGTCGAAAG gaAGGTCAACAAAGACGACATTGTTATTTTGGACTCATTAAATTACATTAAAg GTTATCGCTACGAACTGTTCTGCCTCATCAAACATGCACAGACACCACACTGCCTG GTGTACTGTTTGACATCACATGAACAGAGCTCGTCATGGAACACCAGCCGAGACGCCGCTGAGCAATACAGCCAGGACAT ctttgacgCGTTAGTTCAGAGATTTGAAGCACCGGACTCCAGAAACAGATGGGACAGCCCTCTCTTCACCATCCTGAAAGACGACACGCTTCCCTTTGAAGAAATTTCTGATGCACTTCTCAAAAGAAAAGCACCCCCACCAAACCAGTCGACCCAGAGT caacCATTGTCCTCGTCAAACTTCTTGTACGAGCTGGACAAGATCACACAGGAAATGTTAATG gcaatTTTTGATGCACAGAAGACGAGTGTCCCAGGGGATCTGATCTCATTTCCTGGCGCTACAGAGAag ATCGAGCTGACCAGAAGCATCAACATGGCGGAGCTGCGGAAACTCCGCCGTCAGTTCATCAGCTACTCGAAGATGCACCCGACGGAGAACACGGGACAGATTGCAAACATGTTTGtacagtatttaaataaaagtcttcactga
- the ch25hl1.1 gene encoding cholesterol 25-hydroxylase-like protein 1, member 1, whose amino-acid sequence MLNITELPLQFLPSRTSDRLLQPLWDYLLFHHRPLISSPFFPVFVAFSCYFLFSIPFAVLDLLGERVPWIHQYKIQPDRKPTVEMMIRSFRTALYNHIFFVLPSVLLSVFILPAPVMPKDAPAVSEVFIDGLAVLLLFDTQYYIWHFVHHKHQQLYRWIHAVHHEYNAPFSWSTEQLSIPELMTVGFWSNQDPLLLNVHPLTTWCVMVFSIWMSVEDHIGYDLPWTLNHLVPFGLLGGAPAHDMHHQKPSSNYAPFFSHWDRIFGTALPLKKKTVKNQ is encoded by the coding sequence ATGCTGAACATCACGGAGCTCCCTTTGCAGTTCCTGCCCTCCAGGACCTCGGACCGtctcctgcagcctctgtgGGATTACCTGCTTTTTCACCACCGGCCTCTCATATCGTCTCCGTTTTTTCCCGTTTTTGTGGCCTTTTCCTGCTACTTCCTCTTCAGTATACCGTTCGCTGTGCTGGACCTCTTGGGAGAAAGGGTTCCGTGGATCCACCAGTACAAGATCCAACCAGACAGGAAGCCAACAGTGGAAATGATGATCAGGAGCTTCCGGACAGCTTTGTACAACCACATCTTCTTTGTTCTTCCATCTGTGTTACTCAGCGTGTTCATTCTTCCTGCGCCCGTCATGCCAAAGGATGCCCCCGCTGTGTCGGAGGTATTTATTGACGGACTGGCCGTGCTGCTTCTCTTCGACACTCAGTATTACATCTGGCACTTTGTGCATCACAAGCATCAGCAGCTGTACCGCTGGATCCACGCAGTCCACCACGAATACAACGCGCCGTTCTCCTGGTCCACTGAGCAGCTCAGCATCCCCGAGCTGATGACGGTGGGCTTCTGGAGCAACCAGGACCCTCTCCTTCTCAACGTTCACCCGCTGACCACGTGGTGCGTCATGGTCTTCAGCATCTGGATGTCCGTCGAGGACCACATCGGCTACGACCTGCCCTGGACCCTGAACCACCTGGTGCCTTTCGGCCTGCTGGGAGGCGCCCCGGCTCACGACATGCACCACCAGAAGCCGAGCAGCAACTACGCACCGTTCTTCAGCCACTGGGACAGAATCTTTGGCACGGCCTTGCCTCTGAAGAAAAAGACCGTGAAAAACCAATGA
- the LOC115392560 gene encoding uncharacterized protein LOC115392560, with the protein MENSDGEKTEEGESKPPPSTQPLCRFFSQGRHCNFGQRCKFLHVIDDGRMNEKKAVRADGRTEATPTTSPAGNVGHGLPPLHKPVVVPAAARRPCRYFISGHCTMEDRCRFFHPPQFPSVEDQPAAASQTTSAPKKTPVSRPSPFQDVKLRDLTEDIAKQLRETEIQQLKKRFPKDQLIIQERSDGKVTYYRVTVEASDPDWPFDLKEIDIMMSFPDNYPQEIFTLEVPLDQDLPPVMARHVQQSSQEWLQAKHATNQLMGKVELLFRPFLRWLDRSLERLFTEGARQLKKDIDLEKAGLQFITYQELQATASEKSEAASDTAATATEKEASDAGEIKHPESEGPVEGEQQQESVDCDEEQLQEEASRLVENIKIQDPRRGTEMKLLGLRMGENTATLVANQITVCLQCNRCKVTADLTLNGRTPCAAQCENCNASINAAFRPCMLHHYSDVLGYLDLHNAAPTDLVLQDCDLTVGCLSCSQDGPLQSVFYGKTKELNCEHCHSKLSILAESTRFQFIQPRSNKTVPTNLNYRTIRDPAVQKGKPLPEKGTCKHYKQSHRWLRFPCCGRAYPCDVCHDENQDHPMELASRMICGYCAKEQPYGNGKPCISCGSMMTRGTRTSHWEGGLGCRNRAKMSRNDRQKYTNTNKTISRRAAGEKK; encoded by the exons ATGGAGAATAGCGATGGAGAGAAGACTGAAGAAGGTGAATCCAAGCCTCCTCCGAGTACGCAACCACTGTGCCGCTTCTTCTCTCAAGGACGTCACTGCAATTTTGGGCAGAGATGTAAATTCCTGCACGTTATAGATGATGGCAGGATGAATGAAAAGAAGGCTGTCCGGGCAGACGGCAGGACAGAGGCCACGCCCACAACCTCACCTGCTGGAAATGTAGGCCATGGGCTACCTCCTCTTCACAAACCCGTTGTTGTGCCAGCAGCTGCACGTCGACCCTGTCGCTATTTCATCTCGGGCCACTGCACCATGGAGGACAGATGTCGATTCTTTCATCCGCCGCAGTTCCCCTCGGTGGAGGATCAGCCTGCTGCCGCGAGTCAAACCACGTCCGCACCAAAGAAAACGCCGGTGTCTCGCCCTAGCCCGTTCCAGGACGTCAAGCTTCGTGACCTGACGGAAGACATTGCCAAGCAGCTCCGAGAAACAGAGATCCAACAGCTGAAGAAACGTTTTCCCAAAGATCAGCTGATTATTCAAGAACGCAGTGATGGTAAAGTGACTTACTACCGTGTGACTGTGGAGGCCAGCGATCCAGACTGG CCTTTTGACCTGAAAGAAATCGACATCATGATGAGCTTCCCAGACAATTACCCCCAGGAG ATTTTTACACTGGAAGTCCCACTGGATCAGGACCTACCACCAGTCATGGCCAG ACATGTGCAGCAGTCGTCGCAGGAGTGGCTTCAGGCCAAACACGCAACCAATCAGCTTATGGGAAAAGTGGAGCTGCTTTTTCGACCTTTCCTGCGCTGGCTCGATCGCAGCCTGGAGAGACTGTTCACTGAAGGAGCCAGGCAG TTGAAAAAAGACATTGATCTGGAGAAAGCCGGACTGCAGTTCATCACCTATCAGGAGCTGCAGGCGACGGCGTCTGAAAAGTCGGAGGCCGCTTCGGACACCGCCGCCACGGCCACAGAGAAAGAGGCCAGTGATGCAGGAGAGATTAAACATCCAGAGAGTGAGGGGCCGGTGGAAGGAGAGCAACAGCAGGAGAGTGTCGACTGCgatgaggagcagctgcaggaggaagccaGTCGTCTGGTGGAGAACATTAAGATTCAGGATCCTCGCCGAGGCACCGAGATGAAGCTGCTGGGTCTGAGGATGGGAGAGAACACAGCCACGCTAGTCGCCAATCAGATTACCGTCTGTCTTCAGTGCAATAG ATGCAAGGTGACAGCAGACCTGACCCTCAATGGGAGGACCCCCTGCGCAGCTCAGTGTGAGAACTGCAACGCCAGCATAAATGCAGCGTTCAGGCCCTGCATGCTCCATCATTACAGTGATGTTCTGGGTTACTTGGACCTGCACAACGCGGCCCCGACCGACCTTGTGCTTCAGGACTGTGATCTCACCGTGGGGTGCCTCAGCTGCTCGCAGGATGGCCCTCTCCAG agtGTCTTCTATGGAAAAACCAAGGAGCTGAACTGCGAACACTGCCACAGCAAACTCAGCATCCTGGCTGAGAGCACAAGATTCCAGTTTATTCAGCCTCGCAGCAACAAAACAG ttccAACTAACCTTAATTACAGGACCATCAGAGATCCTGCTGTGCAAAAGGGAAAGCCACTGCCAGAGAAAGGAACGTGCAAACATTACAAGCAGAGCCATCGTTGGCTGAG GTTCCCGTGCTGCGGCCGGGCTTACCCCTGCGACGTGTGCCACGatgagaaccaggaccaccccATGGAGCTGGCCTCCCGCATGATTTGTGGCTACTGCGCCAAAGAACAG CCATACGGCAACGGAAAGCCTTGCATCAGCTGTGGGAGCATGATGACGAGAGGAACACGCACCAGCCACTGGGAGGGAGGGCTGGGCTGCAGAAACAGAGCCAAAATGAGCAG AAATGATCGGCAGAAGTACACCAACACCAACAAAACAATTTCCAGGAGGGCAGCCGGTGAAAAGAAGTAA